A DNA window from Nitrospira sp. contains the following coding sequences:
- a CDS encoding hypothetical protein (Evidence 5 : Unknown function; MaGe:77310458), whose amino-acid sequence MLALDHAGTGNQERAISRANFEGANLDFVAHLMT is encoded by the coding sequence TTGCTCGCTCTCGATCACGCAGGGACCGGCAATCAGGAACGGGCGATTTCCCGCGCCAACTTTGAAGGAGCCAATTTGGACTTCGTGGCTCATCTAATGACCTAA